The following are encoded in a window of Harmonia axyridis chromosome 7, icHarAxyr1.1, whole genome shotgun sequence genomic DNA:
- the LOC123684657 gene encoding AN1-type zinc finger protein 2A: protein MELPHLGKQCSEPSCKRLDFLPFECDACNEIFCGNHYQFKNHNCKNFHTKDNQVPVCPLCNKPIPLKYGEKPDLIVGSHIDNDCLSDPARSRRKVFSNRCSLKGCKAKEMVPIICGDCKQNYCLKHRLQNDHKCTGKMSIRETMLSKSVLLRTNENKSKVQNGTTTQNNIQPSIAEDEALAIALSLSMNDDKPKEKTQEEIEFELAQQLQQEWNQPSQTVVGGSGNSRDRCSVS from the exons ATGGAACTTCCACATTTAGGAAAACAGTGTTCTGAACCCTCTTGCAAAAGATTAG ATTTTCTTCCTTTCGAATGTGATGCATGCAACGAAATTTTTTG tggaaaTCATTATCAGTTCAAAAATCATAACTGCAAAAATTTTCACACAAAAGATAATCAAGTACCTGTTTGTCCACTTTGTAATAAACCAATACCACTGAAATATGGAGAAAAGCCTGATTTGATAGTTGGTTCCCATATTG aTAATGATTGCCTGTCAGATCCTGCAAGAAGTAGGAGAAAAGTTTTCAGTAATAGATGCTCCTTGAAGGGTTGTAAAGCTAAGGAGATGGTACCAATTATATGTGGTGATTGTAAACAAAATTATTGTCTGAAACACAGATTGCAAAATGACCATAAGTGTACAGGAAAAATGTCTATTAGAGAAACGATGCTAAG TAAATCTGTACTGCTCAGAActaatgaaaacaaatcaaaagtACAAAATGGAACCACTACACAGAATAATATACAACCTAGTATT GCAGAAGATGAAGCATTAGCCATAGCACTATCGTTATCTATGAATGATGATAAGCCaaaagaaaaaactcaagaagaaatagaattTGAGCTTGCTCAGCAACTCCAACAAGAATGGAATCAGCCATCCCAGACTGTGGTTGGGGGATCCGGAAACAGTCGAGACCGCTGCAGTGTATCTTAA
- the LOC123684654 gene encoding transmembrane protein 87A codes for MNIICRLYFFFTLFVWQCQCFSQGSNWFFNFSTVDTGYNLYNLPQSLYKGAQTFVQVICEPPNNVDTSISLEIAIVPLACWDYADAVKQAQELIRSSQFSNNSLIFKYSKIFKCDDHIIIDGAPPSQDEKSLHKTLHPAYTIPHDGFYIISFQVASNTTGARLNLHLEMRSSYGYLSAADWPLLPFYGFMCVFYVFLGVMWLVFSFLQWRDLLRVQFWIGGVILLGMLEKATFYAEYQSINNTGVRVQGAMLFAEWVSCAKRTLARMLVIIVSLGFGIVKPRLGATLHRVVGVGLLYFFLACSEAYLRIVHPKNDQRDLLVASVPLAVLDSAICWWIFSALVNTTRTLKLRRNEVKLSLYRHFTNTLIFSLVASVVFMLYSIKTHRLVSCLSVWKDLWLDEAYWHILFSCILLVIMVLWRPTNNNQRYAFVPLLDTEDDEEEAQLVNDAYGVKVRVHHNSNKNMGKREKSVEDDLEWLQEHIKSEPTLSILDSDEEIVNTRFEVSKMQ; via the exons atgaatataatatgcagactttattttttcttcacgcTATTTGTATGGCAATGCCAATGCTTTTCTCAAGGAAGCAATTGGTTCTTTAATTTCTCCACTGTTGATACT GGTTATAATCTGTATAATCTACCTCAAAGCTTGTATAAGGGTGCGCAAACTTTTGTTCAGG TAATTTGTGAGCCTCCCAACAATGTCGACACCAGTATTAGTTTGGAAATAGCCATTGTTCCTTTAGCTTGTTGGGATTATGCTGATGCAGTTAAACAGGCACAAGAG CTTATCAGATCCAGTCAATTCAGCAACAATTCTCTAATCTTCAAATAcagcaaaatattcaaatgcgaTGATCATATCATAATTGATGGTGCCCCTCCGAGCCAAGATGAAAAATCACTACATAAAACTTTACATCCAGCATATACCATACCACATGATGGATTTTATATCATATCATTTCAAGTGGCTTCAAACACTACAGGCGCCCGATTAAACCTTCACCTAGAAATGAGAAGCAGTTACGGCTACCTTTCAGCTGCAGATTGGCCCCTTTTGCCTTTTTATGGCTTTATGTGTGTTTTTTATGTCTTTTTAGGAGTAATGTGgttggttttttcatttttgcaaTGGAGGGACCTTTTGCGTGTACAATTTTGGATTGGTGGAGTAATTTTACTTGGAATGTTGGAAAAGGCCACATTCTATGCAGAGTACCAGAGTATCAATAATACAGGAGTTCGTGTTCAAGGTGCAATGCTTTTTGCAGAATGGGTTTCGTGCGCCAAACGTACCTTAGCTAGAATGTTAGTCATTATAGTAAGTTTAGGCTTTGGTATAGTGAAACCCAGGCTTGGAGCCACCCTTCATAGAGTTGTAGGTGTAGGTTTATTGTACTTCTTTCTTGCCTGCTCGGAAGCTTATTTAAGAATCGTGCATCCTAAAAATGACCAAAGAGATCTGCTAGTAGCTTCTGTTCCACTTGCAGTTTTGGACTCCGCAATATGTTGGTGGATTTTCAGTGCTTTAGTAAACACTACTCGTACCCTGAAATTGCGCCGTAACGAAGTTAAATTGTCTCTATACAGACATTTTACCAATACCTTAATATTTTCTCTTGTGGCTTCCGTTGTTTTTATGCTTTATTCTATTAAAACTCACAGATTGGTTAGTTGCTTGTCTGTATGGAAAGATTTATGGCTGGATGAGGCTTATTGGCATATCTTATTTTCGTGTATACTGCTAGTTATTATGGTCTTGTGGCGCCCCACAAATAACAATCAAAGATATGCCTTTGTACCTCTGTTGGATACGGAAGATGATGAAGAAGAGGCGCAATTAGTGAATGATGCTTATGGAGTAAAGGTCAGAGTTCATCATAACTCGAATAAAAACATGGGAAAGCGAGAAAAATCAGTTGAAGACGATTTAGAGTGGTTACAGGAGCATATTAAAAGTGAACCCACTTTATCTATCCTAGACTCCGACGAAGAGATAGTAAATACAAGATTTGAAGTCTCGAAGATGCAGTGA
- the LOC123684655 gene encoding 39S ribosomal protein L19, mitochondrial yields MLNNIRILNKPRGINWKNVLRNFSSEVIDTKKSDGNKAAEAVKKNYLSYRHIYAEFLPDPNVKFRNTIREKLERKDMISRRTQVAIPEFYVGSIMAVTISDQHSPGKTERFVGICIKREGCGLRASFILRNVIDNEGVEVLYELYDPTIQKIEVLRLEKRLDEQLLYLRDSYPEYSTFDVNMTPELITEDTPVPVNTTKVKLKPRPWTQKWERQNLQGVQEFELPQKFMDKAAKVAKPWEKYDLMRTYMKTIPEEEQNEIFDDIKNQLQKLEITRKKMKRSRTFVRPVKLA; encoded by the exons atgttgaataatataagaATTTTGAATAAGCCACGAGGAATCAACTGGAAGAATG TTCTACGAAATTTTTCTTCTGAAGTTATCGATACTAAAAAAAGTGATGGGAACAAAGCTGCAGAAGCTGTGAAAAAGAATTACTTATCTTACCGACATATATATGCAGAGTTCCTTCCAGATCCAAATGTGAAATTTCGAAATACTATCCGTGAAAAGTTAGAAAGGAAGGATATGATCTCCCGTAGAACTCAAGTAGCTATCCCTGAATTTTATGTTG GGTCAATAATGGCTGTTACTATTTCTGATCAACATTCACCTGGTAAGACTGAGAGATTTGTTGGCATTTGTATCAAAAGAGAAGGATGTGGATTAAGAGCTAGTTTCATTCTGAGGAATGTAATTGACAATGAG GGTGTTGAAGTTCTATATGAATTATACGATCccacaattcaaaaaattgaagtaTTGAGATTGGAGAAGAGGCTTGATgagcaattattatatttaagaGATTCTTATCCAGAGTATAGCACTTTTGATGTGAACATGACACCCGAATTAATTACTGAGG ATACTCCTGTACCTGTAAATACCACCAAAGTAAAATTGAAGCCTAGACCTTGGACACAAAAGTGGGAACGTCAAAACCTCCAGGGAGTCCAAGAATTTGAGTTGCCACAGAAATTTATGGATAAGGCAGCTAAGGTGGCAAAACCTTGGGAAAAATACGATTTAATGAGGACTTATAT gaaaacaATTCCAGAAGAAGAacagaatgaaatatttgacgATATTAAAAATCAGTtgcaaaaattagaaataacaagaaagaagatgaagaggtCACGTACCTTTGTAAGACCAGTAAAATTAGcttaa
- the LOC123684656 gene encoding uncharacterized protein C7orf50 homolog gives MEVEQKSLKKRNRGHNKRICFNEETVTKSTAESLLSQEQKEIKIDASTVLNKIENEEIGIRRQPKKSKQKDSIKNDQVKSDDIIKPKKRKRNELSKEKLNEKSKDEDGSVTEKSDNSVSKRSLKRLKKQQMEEAKKIESDIDCQKKALNYLSNWKYNKSEWKFEKLRQIWLVQNLYNDKKIDAKYWDTLLEYFTNSQGKVRQKLLDEAVKIVENDEDQSNEDVKLNRARDIVQNL, from the coding sequence aTGGAAGTAGaacaaaaatcattaaaaaaacgtAACCGTGGTCATAATAAGCGAATTTGTTTTAACGAAGAGACAGTAACCAAAAGTACAGCTGAATCACTTCTATCACAGgaacaaaaagaaataaaaatagatgCTTCCACTGTTTTAAACAAAATTGAGAATGAAGAAATCGGCATAAGACGTCAACCCAAGAAGTCTAAGCAAAAGGATTCGATTAAGAACGATCAAGTGAAGAGTGATGATATTATCAAACCAAAGAAAAGAAAACGAAATGAACTAAGCaaggaaaaattgaatgaaaaatctaAGGATGAAGATGGAAGTGTAACTGAAAAATCCGATAATTCTGTTTCAAAACGAAGTTTGAAACGATTGAAGAAACAGCAAATGGAGgaagcaaaaaaaattgaatcggaTATCGATTGCCAGAAAAAAGCTTTGAACTATTTATCAAattggaaatataataaatctgaatggaaatttgaaaaattgaggcAGATTTGGTTGGTCCAAAATTTATACAATGACAAGAAAATAGATGCCAAATATTGGGATACACTTTTAGAATATTTCACCAACTCACAGGGTAAAGTACGTCAAAAATTACTTGATGAGGCAGTCAAAATAGTTGAAAATGATGAAGATCAATCGAATGAAGACGTGAAACTCAATAGAGCAAGGGATATTGTTCAAAACTTGTGA
- the LOC123684652 gene encoding myotubularin-related protein 6, producing MEIIKTPKIENVRMLDRYSKTPSQGTLYLAATHLIFKDPDEKKETWILLMHIANVEKLPLSTTGSPLLIRTKTFLSVTFVIPKERDCHDVFTALNQLSQPANIEDLYCFTYTVSVSDSSKSRGWDCFNLLAEYQRMGVPNEHWSLTELNREYKLCDTYPKHLFVPNTTNNSVLVGSSKFRAKGRLPVLSYLHHNKASICRCSQPLSGFSARCLKDEKMLYHIAKTNSNSSIMYVVDTRPKINAMANRAAGKGYENEAFYENIKFQFLGIENIHVMRSSLNKVVETCELKNPTMNSFLSGMEYSGWLKHIKSILDTSWFVAQAVDEGVTVLIHCSDGWDRTSQVCSLASLLLDPFYRTLKGYQTLIEKDWLAFGHKFSERCGHIQTESKEISPIFTQFLDATWQLMQNFPCSFEFNEQFLFTLHDHVHSCQFGTFIGNSEKERIELKLNERTYSFWGHIESSREEYINPLYSIDDSPGLLVPNLCPQNIRFWRGMYCRFENGVHPREPQEDLVLAAYDHTNLLENHFKFLSKKLTGLRNMIMKKKTQSREILNDHVNVVNNKYVRSNSTMEPTQEHPLEIDFKARDARTSEEEMEDIQNDFENVAIDWKLMNRATECSCSSPFDNLSKKNYCRKCGEVFCMRCITKREVSGQEAQTSLPICKTCCESLDS from the exons ATGGAAATTATTAAAACTCCCAAA ATCGAAAATGTTCGTATGTTGGATAGATATTCAAAAACTCCTTCGCAAGGAACACTTTATCTAGCTGCGACACATTTAATTTTCAAGGATccagatgaaaaaaaagaaacttgG ATCCTTCTTATGCATATCGCTAATGTAGAAAAACTTCCACTATCTACTACAGGATCACCATTATTGATAAGAACAAAAACTTTCCTTTCTGTAACATTCGTCATACCTAAGGAAAGAGATTGTCATGATGTTTTTACTGCTTTAAATCAGTTGTCGCAACCAGCTAATATTGAAGATTTATACTGTTTCACATACACTGTTAGTGTCAGTGACTCCTCAAAGTCAAGAGGGTGGGATTGCTTCAACTTATTAGCTGAGTATCAAAGAATGGGGGTCCCCAATGAACATTGGAGCTTAACAGAACTCAATAGAGAATACAAG cTTTGTGACACATACCCTAAACATCTTTTTGTTCCTAACACAACAAATAATTCAGTGTTAGTAGGTAGCTCTAAGTTTAGAGCTAAAGGGAGATTACCAGTTTTATCTTATCTTCATCATAATAAAGCCAGTATATGTAGATGTAGTCAGCCCCTATCAGGGTTCAGTGCTAGGTGCTTGAAagatgaaaaaatgttgtatcatATTGCTAAAACAAACTCAAATTCATCCATTATGTATGTGGTTGACACAAGACCAAAG aTTAACGCTATGGCAAATAGAGCAGCAGGAAAAGGATATGAAAATGAGGCATTCTATGAAAATATTAAGTTTCAATTCTTAGGCATTGAAAATATACATGTGATGAGAAGTAGCCTTAATAAAGTAGTTGAAA CTTGTGAACTGAAGAATCCAACAATGAATAGTTTTCTCAGTGGAATGGAATATAGTGGTTGGTTGAAACATATCAAGTCAATATTGGATACGTCTTGGTTTGTGGCTCAAGCAGTAGACGAAGGAGTAACTGTTTTAATTCATTGCTCTGATGGATGGGACAGGACTTCACAAGTTTGTTCTTTGGCATCTCTACTGCTCGATCCTTTCTATAGAACTTTGAAAGGATATCAG ACACTAATAGAGAAAGATTGGCTAGCATTTGGACACAAATTTTCGGAAAGGTGCGGTCACATCCAAACTGAAAGCAAAGAGATTTCACCTATCTTCACACAATTTCTCGACGCTACTTGGCAGTTGATGCAGAATTTCCCATGTTCTTTTGAATTTAACGAACAATTTCTCTTCACGCTACATGATCACGTTCATTCATGTCAATTTGGTACATTTATAGGAAACAGCGAAAAAGAAAGGATTGAGCTGAA GTTGAACGAAAGAACATATTCCTTCTGGGGTCATATAGAAAGTAGCAGGGAAGAATATATCAATCCTTTATATTCCATTGACGATTCTCCAGGACTATTAGTTCCGAATTTGTGTCCCCAAAATATCAG ATTTTGGCGTGGTATGTATTGTCGCTTTGAAAATGGTGTTCATCCTAGAGAACCTCAGGAAGACCTAGTTCTAGCTGCTTACGATCACACAAACTTActtgaaaatcatttcaaatttttgtccaaa AAACTAACAGGATTAAGAAACATGATTATGAAGAAGAAAACTCAATCTAGAGAAATTTTGAACGATCACGTAAATGTGGTAAACAACAAGTATGTGAGAAGCAATTCAACTATGGAACCTACTCAAGAACATCCTCTGGAGATTGATTTCAAAGCAAGAGATGCAAGGACATCCGAAGAAGAGATGGAAGACATTCAGAATGATTTCGAAAATGTAGCTATAGATTGGAAGTTGATGAATAGAGCCACCGAGTGCAGTTGTTCATCACCTTTCGATAATTTGAGTAAAAAG aattaCTGCAGAAAATGTGGGGAAGTTTTTTGCATGAGATGCATAACGAAGAGAGAAGTTTCAGGTCAGGAGGCTCAAACTAGTTTACCCATTTGTAAAACATGCTGTGAAAGTCTAGATAGTTGA
- the LOC123684131 gene encoding RAC serine/threonine-protein kinase, with translation MSQISQIAPSAPKSAANIIKEGWLYKRGERIKNWRPRYFILLDDGSLFGFKNRPHVTAMSDPLNNFTVRGCQIMSTDRPKPYTFIIRGLQWTTVIERMFNVETEQEREEWILAIKTVAERLSTEYSDVEMNSMPYNAGPIEIAEPAAEDLSKKFLLQGTSYSKSSGKKKVTLESFEFLKVLGKGTFGKVILCREKSTARLYAIKILKKEVIIQKDEVAHTQTENRVLRSTNHPFLTSLKYSFQTNERLCFVMEYVNGGELFFHLSRERVFSEERTRFYGAEIISALAYLHSQGIIYRDLKLENLLLDKDGHIKITDFGLCKEDITYGQTTRTFCGTPEYLAPEVLEDNDYGRAVDWWGIGVVMYEMMCGRLPFYNKDHEILFQLICLESVRFPGKLSNAAKDLLSGLLVKKPELRLGGGPEDAKQIMEHPFFSCINWTDLEMKRIPPPFKPQVTSETDTRYFDQEFTGESVELTPPEPDRILSSIQEEPHFPQFSFQDLSSTIGSSSHIGSSMSSIA, from the exons atgAGTCAAATTTCGCAGATTGCTCCTTCAGCCCCTAAAAGTGCAGCTAATATAATAAAAGAAGGTTGGTTGTATAAGAGAGGGGAGAGAATCAAAAATTGGCGACCTAG GTATTTTATTCTATTGGATGATGGTTCCCTTTTTGGTTTCAAGAATAGACCACATGTCACTGCCATGAGCGatcccttgaataattttactgTTAGAGGATGTCAAATCATGTCAACTGATAGGCCCAAACCTTATACTTTTATTATAAGAGGCTTGCAATGGACAACTGTAATTGAAAGAATGTTCAACGTTGAGACTGAACAAGAAAG AGAGGAATGGATTTTAGCAATAAAAACTGTTGCGGAACGATTATCAACCGAATACTCTGATGTGGAAATGAATTCTATGCCATATAATGCAGGACCCATCGAAATAGCAGAGCCGGCAGCTGAAGacttatcaaaaaaatttctccTTCAAGGAACATCATACTCAAAATCATCTGGCAAAAAAAAGGTCACTCTAGAATCATTTGAATTCTTGAAAGTTCTTGGTAAAGGTACCTTCGGAAAGGTAATTCTGTGCAGGGAGAAAAGTACAGCTAGATTGTATGCCATAAAAATACTGAAGAAAGAGGTCATTATTCAGAAAGATGAAGTGGCACATACACAGACTGAAAATCGAGTGCTTAGGAGTACAAATCATCCATTTTTAACA tctctaaaatattcatttcaaactAACGAGAGATTGTGTTTCGTCATGGAATACGTAAATGGGGGAGAGCTCTTCTTCCACCTTTCCCGAGAAAGAGTATTCTCAGAAGAACGCACAAGATTTTATGGAGCGGAAATTATTTCTGCATTAGCCTACTTACATTCTCAGGGAATAATCTATCGAGACCTCAAATTAGAAAATCTGTTACTCGATAAAGATGGACACATAAAAATAACAGATTTTGGTCTTTGTAAAGAAGATATAACTTACGGTCAAACGACAAGAACATTTTGCGGTACTCCAGAGTATTTAGCTCCAGAAGTATTGGAAGATAACGATTACGGCAGAGCTGTAGATTGGTGGGGTATTGGAGTTGTCATGTATGaaatg ATGTGTGGAAGACTTCCATTTTACAATAAAGATCATGAAATCCTTTTTCAACTGATTTGTCTGGAATCGGTGCGTTTCCCGGGAAAATTGAGCAATGCAGCTAAAGACCTACTCTCAGGACTTCTAGTCAAAAAACCAGAATTGAGGTTAGGTGGTGGTCCCGAGGACGCAAAACAAATAATGGAGCATCCGTTCTTCAGTTGTATCAATTGGACGgatttggaaatgaaaagg aTACCACCACCGTTCAAACCTCAAGTGACGAGCGAAACGGACACCAGATATTTCGATCAAGAGTTTACAGGAGAAAGTGTCGAATTGACTCCTCCAGAGCCTGATAGGATATTGAGTTCCATTCAAGAGGAACCCCATTTTCCACAGTTCAGTTTTCAAGACTTATCGTCAACAATCGGCAGTTCAAGTCATATAGGCAGTAGCATGAGTAGTATAGCATAG